A genomic window from Planococcus rifietoensis includes:
- a CDS encoding AAA domain-containing protein, translating to MATQTNTYQTSIRLTKTASEKMRGFGISERSFFMADKPFEVFLERYPSTADGSLSVALLFSAEQTGRLTDQANGQLAVLHCVFANHQLLVTNVTLRKAYQALGTNWQREESIQFNNSRDPVPVAFMNLINRMTPAKERSEYVKKRISSWEGYLKIQEQGMDIPDIKTGYSNLAFSHDFSRITLTGCRMDDKEWKNLRNLSVRLTGIDGDVGSVFKTKNRAIEIELNPYIIKQLREKVHALPKKEVVFSNFAALSQIRRLRQGFTNLEKGLAVNPQLDRLLFEERPNVAPLKEMPKLEFHNRLNEFQQQAVTGAMSAEDLYVIQGPPGTGKTTVISEICLQNAKKGLRTLVASQSNLAVDNALGRLLAHKDIRILRVGRTESIEEDGQKFIEENVGQYWKDHTLKEITAQFEARKVREQEVAHKLKETQQAYAELQPVFEKWKQAVEDKKTAQAKQRELQSSIEPLQNKTRAIELEQRQAMSQKHSNQEKMDALQTAIDKAQSLIDSGYGPEWFEQQQQETTETIEQLERVRESTQLTEQLSALRREMALIEEKRDEVMAKAKEKQAVLETVEGMKKVGSLLDVMNEQQIEEVPAITFSLSKLDMIRDKMAERKKLEAYNTSVTSAIGYVEKLLGSSGIDAAQVKERALSQAESFTSANIDEFLEKLRAVLKNSQHIDSSVLTKALSGLYKRQNDVWRRGAMLKATDVYIEESQRAFGQLKKALCMELEKHRQRYLDLDERGLEQFERQRAELSRIERRVSSLSVSIEVPEDIEQAIADRQTHLTQLRKDQADSARAAADLEQQKAHLLDEQTAFEKAEQRIVEIAAQLDVAMRRQTEKEQELQALETILSTDPEAAYEETAKQLASLSFDVESLKQEQKNFPLWQSVQKQWIGLLESANEHDLDEIRKLYIKHANVIGTTCVASARKDFQDNYPVFDVVIVDEVSKATPPELLLPMLKGKKVILVGDHHQLPPLLGNDTLEETLEEMIKEGSGFEEKRELEKLLEESLFERLYKNLPESNKTMLAIQYRMHEDIMETISPFYKDENVQLQCGLADSDRERDHFLESASVKRNNHLMWLDLPNEPAYFEERMSGGKSLFNPSELAEISRLLVELNDAVAEAKAAGRIPADELKTVGVISFYGEQVKRLQRMIDQEMRLPHLLIRTGTVDRFQGSEMEIILLSMVRNNHNDRGDIGFAKDYRRLNVALSRAKQLLVMVGSSAMFTQRAKKEQTKRMYQHVLDVAEQKQGVKVLQKG from the coding sequence ATGGCAACGCAGACAAACACATACCAGACGTCTATACGTCTAACTAAAACCGCATCGGAAAAGATGAGAGGGTTCGGCATCAGCGAACGCTCATTTTTTATGGCGGACAAACCGTTTGAGGTATTTCTTGAACGCTATCCGTCGACTGCGGATGGCTCTCTTTCGGTTGCGTTGCTGTTCAGTGCAGAACAGACAGGACGTCTGACGGATCAGGCAAATGGACAATTGGCTGTCCTTCACTGCGTGTTTGCCAATCATCAGCTATTGGTGACCAACGTGACGCTCAGAAAAGCCTATCAGGCGCTTGGCACCAATTGGCAGCGCGAGGAGTCGATTCAGTTCAACAATTCGCGCGATCCGGTGCCGGTAGCGTTCATGAATTTGATCAACCGGATGACGCCTGCGAAAGAGCGATCGGAGTACGTGAAAAAGCGCATCTCGAGCTGGGAAGGCTATTTGAAAATCCAAGAACAGGGCATGGATATTCCGGATATCAAGACAGGCTATTCAAATCTGGCGTTCAGCCACGACTTCAGCCGCATCACCTTGACGGGCTGCCGCATGGACGACAAAGAATGGAAAAACCTGCGCAATTTGAGCGTCCGCTTGACGGGGATCGACGGCGATGTCGGCAGTGTCTTCAAGACGAAAAACCGCGCAATCGAAATCGAATTGAACCCATACATCATCAAGCAGTTGCGCGAAAAAGTGCATGCCCTGCCAAAAAAGGAAGTCGTGTTCAGCAATTTCGCGGCACTCAGCCAAATCCGGAGATTGCGCCAAGGCTTCACCAATCTCGAGAAGGGGCTCGCGGTCAACCCGCAGCTCGATCGCCTATTATTTGAGGAGCGGCCGAATGTGGCGCCGCTAAAAGAAATGCCGAAGCTCGAGTTCCACAACCGCTTGAATGAATTCCAGCAGCAAGCGGTGACAGGGGCGATGTCAGCGGAAGATCTCTACGTAATCCAAGGCCCTCCCGGAACCGGCAAGACGACGGTCATTTCGGAAATTTGTCTGCAAAATGCGAAAAAAGGTTTGCGCACGCTCGTCGCTTCCCAGTCGAATCTGGCAGTCGATAATGCGCTCGGGCGTTTGCTTGCCCATAAAGACATTCGCATCTTGCGCGTCGGGCGCACCGAAAGCATCGAAGAAGACGGACAGAAATTCATCGAAGAAAACGTCGGCCAGTATTGGAAAGACCACACCTTAAAAGAAATCACGGCGCAGTTCGAGGCGCGTAAAGTCCGCGAACAAGAAGTCGCCCACAAGCTTAAAGAAACGCAACAAGCCTACGCAGAATTGCAGCCGGTTTTTGAAAAATGGAAGCAAGCTGTAGAAGATAAAAAGACAGCCCAAGCGAAACAACGCGAATTGCAGTCGTCCATCGAACCGTTGCAAAACAAAACCCGGGCAATCGAGCTCGAACAGCGGCAAGCAATGAGCCAAAAGCACAGCAACCAAGAGAAAATGGACGCCCTGCAAACGGCAATCGACAAAGCGCAAAGTCTGATCGATAGCGGTTATGGGCCCGAATGGTTCGAACAGCAACAACAGGAAACAACTGAAACCATCGAGCAACTCGAACGCGTACGCGAGTCCACTCAGCTGACCGAACAGCTGTCAGCGCTCCGCCGCGAGATGGCATTGATTGAAGAAAAACGCGACGAAGTGATGGCGAAAGCTAAGGAAAAGCAAGCCGTGCTCGAAACAGTCGAGGGCATGAAGAAAGTCGGCAGCTTGCTTGATGTGATGAATGAACAGCAGATCGAAGAAGTGCCGGCGATCACTTTCTCACTCAGCAAACTCGACATGATCCGCGACAAGATGGCCGAGCGTAAAAAACTTGAAGCCTATAATACCAGCGTCACTTCAGCGATCGGCTATGTCGAGAAATTGCTCGGAAGTTCTGGCATCGATGCGGCGCAAGTGAAAGAACGCGCCTTGTCGCAAGCAGAATCGTTCACCTCGGCCAATATCGATGAGTTTCTGGAAAAGCTGCGCGCGGTGCTAAAAAATTCGCAGCACATCGACTCGAGCGTGCTCACGAAGGCGCTAAGCGGCTTATACAAACGGCAGAACGATGTGTGGCGGAGAGGCGCGATGCTAAAAGCCACCGATGTTTATATAGAAGAATCGCAACGTGCATTCGGCCAATTGAAAAAAGCGCTGTGCATGGAACTTGAAAAACACAGGCAGCGCTACCTGGACTTGGACGAACGAGGGCTGGAACAATTCGAACGGCAGCGTGCAGAACTTTCACGGATCGAACGGCGAGTGAGCAGTTTGTCCGTTTCAATCGAAGTGCCGGAAGATATCGAACAGGCGATTGCCGACCGGCAAACACATTTGACGCAGCTCCGGAAAGACCAAGCGGATTCCGCACGGGCGGCAGCGGATTTGGAGCAACAGAAAGCCCATTTGCTTGATGAACAAACAGCATTTGAGAAAGCCGAACAGCGAATCGTGGAGATTGCAGCGCAACTTGACGTAGCGATGCGGCGTCAAACAGAGAAAGAGCAGGAACTTCAAGCTTTGGAAACCATCCTTTCAACGGATCCGGAAGCGGCATACGAAGAAACCGCGAAACAACTCGCCAGTTTGTCATTCGATGTGGAATCGCTCAAGCAAGAGCAGAAAAACTTCCCCTTATGGCAATCAGTGCAGAAGCAATGGATCGGGCTGCTCGAGTCGGCGAACGAGCACGATTTGGATGAAATCCGCAAGCTGTATATCAAACACGCCAATGTCATCGGAACGACTTGTGTGGCATCAGCGCGCAAGGATTTCCAGGACAATTATCCGGTATTCGATGTCGTCATCGTCGATGAAGTGTCGAAAGCGACGCCTCCTGAACTATTACTGCCGATGCTCAAAGGCAAAAAGGTCATTTTGGTGGGGGATCACCACCAATTGCCGCCATTGCTCGGCAACGATACATTGGAAGAGACCTTAGAAGAAATGATTAAAGAGGGCAGCGGCTTTGAAGAAAAGCGCGAACTCGAGAAACTGCTGGAAGAATCGCTGTTCGAACGCTTGTATAAGAATCTGCCAGAATCGAACAAGACGATGCTCGCTATCCAGTACCGCATGCACGAAGACATCATGGAAACCATCTCGCCGTTCTACAAAGACGAGAATGTGCAATTGCAATGCGGCTTAGCTGATTCAGACAGAGAACGCGACCATTTCCTTGAGTCGGCATCCGTCAAACGCAACAACCATCTCATGTGGCTCGATTTGCCGAACGAACCGGCGTATTTCGAGGAGCGCATGAGCGGCGGGAAAAGCTTATTCAACCCGTCGGAACTTGCAGAAATCAGCCGCCTGCTGGTGGAACTCAACGACGCGGTGGCCGAAGCGAAAGCGGCCGGGCGGATTCCGGCGGATGAGCTGAAAACCGTCGGTGTCATTTCGTTCTACGGCGAACAAGTCAAACGGCTGCAGCGCATGATCGACCAGGAAATGCGCTTGCCGCATTTATTGATCCGCACCGGTACGGTCGACCGATTCCAAGGCAGCGAAATGGAAATTATCCTCCTGAGCATGGTCCGCAATAACCACAATGACCGCGGCGATATCGGCTTCGCAAAAGATTACCGCCGATTGAACGTCGCGTTGTCGCGTGCCAAGCAATTACTCGTGATGGTCGGCAGTTCCGCAATGTTCACGCAGCGTGCGAAAAAAGAACAGACGAAACGGATGTATCAGCATGTGCTCGATGTGGCCGAACAAAAACAAGGCGTAAAAGTGCTGCAGAAGGGGTGA
- a CDS encoding SDR family NAD(P)-dependent oxidoreductase has protein sequence MELAGKVAVVTGGASGIGLAAAKAYLAKGAKVVIADFNEEGGKQAAESLKNDGDILFIKVDVASEDSVKEIIDFAIEQFGTIDLLVSNAGIGALTETHELSYEDYHKVIAVNQDSIFFGAKHAIRHMMNNGGGAIINTSSILGSVGEGAAFAYNASKGAVNLMTKSLALQYAPHGIRVNAVAPGYVESGMVSREALGEEFYGQLVSKHPIGRLGNADEIAHAIIFLSENDFTTGTTILVDGGYTAQ, from the coding sequence ATGGAATTGGCAGGCAAAGTGGCAGTGGTGACAGGCGGAGCTTCCGGAATCGGATTGGCGGCAGCAAAAGCATATTTGGCGAAAGGTGCAAAAGTGGTCATTGCCGACTTCAATGAAGAAGGCGGCAAACAGGCGGCAGAGAGCTTGAAGAACGACGGCGACATCCTGTTCATTAAAGTGGATGTGGCAAGCGAGGATTCGGTGAAGGAGATAATCGATTTCGCGATCGAACAATTCGGCACAATCGACCTGCTCGTAAGCAACGCCGGCATCGGCGCGTTGACGGAGACGCACGAGCTGAGCTATGAGGATTACCATAAAGTCATCGCGGTCAATCAGGACAGCATCTTCTTTGGCGCAAAGCACGCAATTCGCCATATGATGAACAATGGTGGCGGCGCCATCATCAACACTTCCTCAATTCTTGGAAGTGTCGGCGAAGGAGCAGCGTTTGCCTATAACGCATCAAAAGGCGCGGTCAACCTCATGACAAAATCCTTGGCGCTCCAATATGCACCGCATGGCATCCGCGTCAACGCTGTCGCTCCGGGTTATGTCGAATCCGGCATGGTCAGCCGTGAAGCGCTCGGCGAAGAATTCTACGGGCAGCTGGTCAGCAAGCATCCAATCGGTCGCCTCGGAAACGCGGATGAAATCGCCCACGCGATCATTTTCCTCAGTGAAAATGATTTCACCACCGGCACCACCATCCTGGTCGATGGAGGCTATACCGCGCAATAA
- a CDS encoding sulfurtransferase, with the protein MNDVPLIVTTDWLAEHLDDPDLRIVDATVFMKFPEAGGPPDVESGKEYFAHGHIPGAVYADLLGELTDSESDLPFTVPPRDAFIDKMTELGIGDGIRTVVYDQNALVGESVAASYWASRLAWQLRYEGFDQIAILEGGLQKWQAEGRDLSTDQASYPKANFSGQRRSEMLATKEDVRQAIDDEQTILIDSLSPEEYEGSHIPSSQNVFFGVHADEQSKALYDDEKLRAAFEQTGALDPGKKVITYCGGGIAATWNALMLNKLGQPNVAVYDGSMNEWTSDPSCPVVKSETR; encoded by the coding sequence ATGAATGATGTTCCATTAATTGTGACAACCGATTGGCTAGCCGAGCATTTGGATGATCCGGATTTACGGATTGTGGATGCCACGGTCTTCATGAAATTCCCGGAAGCCGGCGGTCCGCCGGATGTCGAATCCGGCAAAGAGTACTTTGCACACGGCCATATCCCGGGTGCGGTGTATGCTGATTTGCTCGGGGAATTGACCGATAGCGAATCGGATTTGCCGTTCACGGTTCCGCCGCGCGACGCTTTTATCGACAAAATGACCGAGCTCGGCATCGGCGACGGCATACGCACCGTCGTCTATGATCAAAACGCACTCGTCGGCGAATCGGTTGCCGCTTCGTACTGGGCTTCGCGCCTCGCATGGCAATTGCGTTATGAAGGATTCGACCAAATCGCCATTTTGGAAGGCGGTTTGCAGAAATGGCAAGCGGAAGGCCGCGACCTATCAACAGACCAAGCGTCCTATCCAAAAGCCAACTTCTCGGGTCAGCGGCGCAGCGAGATGCTCGCCACGAAAGAAGACGTCCGACAAGCCATCGATGACGAACAAACCATTCTCATCGACAGCCTGTCGCCAGAAGAATACGAAGGCAGCCACATCCCAAGCAGCCAAAACGTCTTTTTCGGCGTTCATGCAGACGAACAGTCAAAAGCATTGTACGATGATGAAAAACTGCGTGCTGCTTTTGAACAGACCGGCGCACTCGATCCTGGCAAAAAAGTCATCACGTATTGCGGCGGCGGCATTGCGGCAACGTGGAACGCCTTGATGTTGAATAAACTCGGACAGCCGAATGTTGCCGTATACGACGGCTCCATGAACGAATGGACAAGCGACCCGTCTTGCCCGGTCGTCAAAAGCGAAACTCGCTAA
- a CDS encoding LTA synthase family protein: protein MKNKMKMNNYMPLFLLAVVMLWAKTYISQKTQFTLEVEGALQEFLLAINPLGSALLLLSFSLFFKGTRKYWALLSIYLGMSILLYANVVYYRFFSDFITLPTLFQTQNFGDLGGSVLTLIQPMDFLFFVDVLILGAWVISKRTEKDMRVIKKRMALPLIAAALLISLFNLSLAESDRPDLLTRGFDRAYIVKYLGMYNYALYDTAETLKASSQRVMADSDDNTEVLNYTKSNYASPNEEYFGAAEDMNVVYLHLESFQTFLMDYELDGEEVTPFLNSMMDDPNTLYFDNFFHQTAQGKTSDAEFMLENSLFGLPKGSAFITKGQNTYQSAPAILKDEGYTSAVFHGNNGTFWNRSEIYKSFGYDHFFDIESYPNTTEADMAEYGLMDKPFFEQSAPILESLPEPFYSKFITVSHHFPYKMDQQLATIEKGTTGDASVDNYFQTARYADEAIKQFFEQLEASGLADNTMIVMYGDHYGISDNHNEAMSEVLSKDITPVENAKLQRVPLFIHVPGMEGGINKTYGGQIDLLPTVMHLLGVETQKYVHFGTDLLSEEHEELVMFRNGDYVSPEVYSISEAFYDPETGLPLEDEQQLEQAETLKQHGRYELQLSDQVVNGDLLRFYTPNGFTPVDPADYYYQQSTDLTE, encoded by the coding sequence ATGAAAAATAAAATGAAAATGAATAACTACATGCCCTTATTTCTCTTGGCAGTTGTCATGTTGTGGGCGAAGACCTATATCTCGCAAAAAACCCAATTTACGCTTGAAGTGGAAGGGGCGCTGCAGGAATTCCTGCTAGCGATCAACCCTCTAGGTTCGGCGCTGTTACTATTGAGCTTCTCGCTATTCTTCAAAGGCACGCGGAAATACTGGGCACTGCTTTCAATTTACCTCGGCATGTCGATCCTGCTGTATGCCAATGTCGTCTATTACCGGTTCTTCAGTGACTTCATCACATTGCCGACTTTGTTCCAAACACAGAACTTCGGCGATTTGGGCGGCAGTGTCCTGACCTTGATCCAGCCGATGGATTTCCTGTTCTTTGTGGACGTCTTGATCCTCGGTGCATGGGTAATTTCCAAGCGGACGGAAAAAGACATGCGCGTAATCAAAAAGAGAATGGCCTTGCCGTTAATTGCGGCGGCTTTGTTGATTTCTCTCTTTAATTTGTCGCTCGCGGAATCGGATCGTCCAGACCTATTGACTCGCGGCTTTGACCGCGCGTACATTGTCAAATATTTAGGGATGTATAATTACGCCCTGTATGACACGGCGGAAACATTAAAAGCTTCTTCTCAGCGGGTCATGGCCGACAGCGACGACAATACGGAAGTGTTGAACTACACGAAATCCAATTATGCGAGCCCCAATGAAGAATATTTCGGTGCAGCGGAAGACATGAACGTCGTCTATCTGCATCTCGAATCGTTCCAGACTTTCCTGATGGATTATGAACTGGATGGGGAAGAAGTGACGCCGTTCTTGAATTCGATGATGGATGACCCGAATACATTGTACTTCGATAATTTCTTCCACCAGACAGCGCAAGGCAAAACTTCGGATGCGGAATTCATGCTCGAAAACTCCCTATTCGGCTTGCCGAAAGGATCAGCATTCATTACGAAAGGCCAGAACACGTACCAATCGGCTCCGGCCATCTTGAAAGATGAAGGCTATACGTCAGCTGTGTTCCACGGCAATAACGGGACGTTTTGGAACCGCTCTGAAATCTACAAATCCTTCGGTTACGACCATTTCTTCGATATCGAATCGTATCCGAATACGACAGAAGCGGATATGGCCGAATACGGCTTGATGGATAAACCGTTCTTCGAGCAGTCAGCGCCGATTTTAGAGTCGCTGCCGGAGCCGTTCTATTCGAAATTTATCACGGTGTCGCATCATTTCCCTTATAAAATGGACCAGCAACTGGCGACCATCGAAAAAGGAACGACTGGCGATGCGAGCGTCGATAATTATTTCCAGACGGCCCGTTATGCTGACGAAGCGATCAAGCAGTTCTTTGAACAGCTTGAAGCGTCTGGCCTTGCGGACAATACGATGATCGTCATGTATGGCGATCATTACGGCATTTCCGATAACCACAATGAGGCGATGTCTGAGGTATTGTCAAAAGACATCACGCCGGTGGAAAACGCCAAGCTTCAGCGCGTTCCTTTGTTCATCCACGTACCGGGCATGGAAGGCGGCATCAACAAAACGTATGGCGGCCAAATTGACCTATTGCCGACCGTGATGCATTTGCTTGGTGTGGAAACGCAGAAGTACGTGCATTTCGGAACCGATCTATTGTCGGAAGAACATGAAGAACTCGTCATGTTCCGCAATGGCGATTATGTCAGCCCCGAGGTCTATTCCATTAGTGAAGCGTTTTATGATCCCGAAACTGGCTTGCCGCTCGAAGATGAGCAGCAGCTCGAGCAAGCCGAGACCTTGAAGCAGCACGGCAGATATGAATTGCAGCTGTCGGACCAAGTGGTCAACGGTGACTTGTTGAGATTCTATACGCCGAACGGCTTCACGCCAGTCGACCCGGCGGATTATTATTACCAGCAATCTACAGACTTAACTGAATGA
- a CDS encoding DUF1697 domain-containing protein — MIYAALLRGINVGGNNKISMKELKEVFEQAGMSSVKTYINSGNIVFEDARNKEQVTLVLEEAIFERFGLRIKVLVYSFDEYSRIAQAVPPEWANDERLKSDVLFLWEQADDEGVLEQLTLKPGIDRVQYVPGAILWSVDRGDVTKSGMAKIVGTKLYKLVTVRNVNTVRKIYKLMKELE, encoded by the coding sequence ATGATTTATGCAGCGCTGCTTCGCGGAATCAATGTCGGCGGCAACAATAAAATCAGCATGAAAGAACTGAAAGAAGTGTTCGAACAAGCAGGCATGTCGTCGGTCAAAACGTATATCAACTCAGGGAATATCGTCTTCGAAGACGCCCGTAATAAAGAGCAAGTAACGCTTGTTTTGGAAGAGGCGATTTTTGAACGTTTCGGGCTGCGCATTAAGGTGCTCGTTTATTCATTCGACGAATACAGCCGCATTGCACAAGCGGTCCCGCCAGAATGGGCTAACGACGAACGATTAAAAAGCGATGTGCTGTTTTTATGGGAGCAAGCCGATGATGAAGGCGTGCTGGAGCAATTGACTTTGAAGCCAGGCATCGATCGCGTGCAATACGTGCCCGGGGCAATTCTGTGGTCGGTCGACCGAGGGGATGTAACGAAAAGTGGAATGGCGAAAATCGTCGGGACCAAGCTGTATAAGCTGGTCACCGTCCGCAACGTCAACACTGTCCGGAAGATTTATAAGCTAATGAAGGAACTGGAGTGA
- a CDS encoding FusB/FusC family EF-G-binding protein encodes MTQTEQNRAENNIAGTRVEAFIRNDQFNFIKNQTKILVNGKAASNDREVVDVLRHLAQEKVSGLFPSVTEEQSSLLSPLTAIADQAQADAYLEQLEAYLVPFKQVSPAGLKKLFPKAKKLKGPELESLDFKRISYLGWIESSNVMYLVTEQDGQLQGIYGSFTRSSKQGICSICNRHSEVGMFIAKTKGSTQGQFIKRGNYICQNSETCNEHIDTMERLNEFVGRLQK; translated from the coding sequence ATGACGCAAACAGAACAGAACCGTGCTGAGAACAACATCGCTGGTACTCGAGTGGAAGCATTTATCCGCAATGACCAGTTTAATTTCATCAAAAACCAAACAAAAATCCTGGTCAACGGCAAGGCAGCGAGCAATGACCGCGAAGTGGTGGATGTGCTGCGGCATTTGGCGCAGGAAAAGGTTTCCGGCTTGTTTCCATCAGTTACTGAAGAACAGTCATCGCTGCTTTCGCCATTGACGGCCATAGCAGATCAAGCGCAAGCCGATGCTTATTTGGAGCAATTGGAAGCTTACCTTGTGCCGTTTAAACAAGTGTCGCCTGCTGGATTGAAGAAGCTGTTTCCGAAAGCGAAAAAGTTGAAAGGCCCGGAGCTTGAGTCACTGGACTTTAAGCGCATATCCTATCTGGGGTGGATTGAAAGCTCGAATGTGATGTACTTGGTAACGGAACAAGACGGACAGTTGCAGGGAATCTATGGCAGCTTTACGCGCAGTTCGAAACAAGGCATCTGCTCGATCTGCAACCGCCACAGTGAGGTCGGCATGTTCATCGCGAAAACGAAAGGATCCACCCAGGGTCAGTTCATCAAGCGCGGTAATTATATTTGCCAAAACAGCGAAACCTGCAATGAACACATCGATACCATGGAGCGTCTGAATGAATTCGTCGGACGGCTGCAAAAATAA
- a CDS encoding AI-2E family transporter, with the protein MGPEQNKTAFSLAASWFMKWVLNNKAVSVLIILLLIQLNILLVPRISFIFEPLVALFGVMGLPLIMAGVLYYLLNPLIDWMESKKIHRIGAISIVLIAIIGLIVWGIATLIPVIREQTISLLDNWREYVDRFIAQVDAFFQNDLLSRLQTQLTGGEGDLSTSITEQADEVVGTTVSGIGNVFGIVSTTVLALITTPFVLFYLLKDGHHLPYHIMKFVPSRMREQTYRLLREMNMQISQYIRGQLLVAFFVGLMFWIGLSIIGLEYALTLGILAGALNLIPFLGTFIAVIPIVVIAIVLHSPLMLLKVLAVFTIEQTLEGRVVQPLVLGSSLNIHPVTIIAVLLTAGSLFGLPGVILGIPAYAVLKVILVHLFTWYQSYTGMYADDYNPAPKPLVSEKKKKKLLKRKKKLT; encoded by the coding sequence ATGGGACCGGAACAGAATAAAACAGCGTTCAGCCTTGCCGCTTCCTGGTTCATGAAATGGGTGCTGAACAATAAAGCGGTATCAGTACTGATCATTTTGTTATTGATTCAATTGAATATTCTATTGGTGCCGAGAATCAGCTTCATTTTCGAGCCGCTTGTGGCCTTGTTCGGCGTCATGGGCTTGCCGCTCATCATGGCAGGAGTCCTGTATTATCTGCTCAATCCGTTGATCGACTGGATGGAGTCCAAGAAAATCCATCGCATCGGGGCGATTTCCATCGTTCTCATTGCAATCATTGGCCTGATTGTCTGGGGCATTGCCACTTTGATCCCGGTTATCCGTGAGCAGACCATCAGCCTGTTGGATAATTGGCGTGAGTATGTGGACCGTTTCATCGCACAAGTCGACGCGTTCTTCCAGAATGATTTGCTGTCGAGGCTTCAGACGCAATTGACTGGAGGGGAGGGCGATTTATCGACGTCGATTACGGAGCAAGCCGATGAAGTGGTGGGGACGACTGTCAGCGGCATCGGCAATGTCTTCGGCATCGTCTCGACGACGGTCCTGGCGTTGATCACGACGCCCTTCGTCTTGTTCTATTTGCTGAAAGACGGCCATCATCTGCCGTATCACATCATGAAATTTGTGCCGTCGCGTATGCGCGAGCAAACTTACCGCTTGCTGCGAGAAATGAATATGCAGATCAGCCAATACATTCGCGGCCAGCTGCTCGTCGCATTCTTTGTCGGTTTGATGTTCTGGATTGGCTTGAGCATCATCGGCCTCGAATACGCATTGACGCTCGGCATACTGGCAGGCGCGTTAAACCTGATTCCGTTTTTGGGAACGTTTATCGCCGTCATCCCGATCGTCGTCATCGCCATCGTGTTGCATTCTCCGTTGATGTTGTTAAAAGTACTGGCTGTCTTTACGATTGAACAAACGCTAGAAGGGCGTGTGGTGCAACCGCTCGTTCTCGGAAGTAGCTTGAATATCCATCCGGTCACGATCATCGCGGTTCTTTTGACAGCTGGTAGTTTGTTCGGGCTGCCGGGAGTGATACTGGGCATTCCAGCTTATGCGGTGCTCAAAGTGATCTTGGTTCACTTGTTCACATGGTACCAATCCTATACAGGCATGTATGCCGATGATTACAATCCGGCACCGAAGCCTTTAGTTTCCGAAAAGAAAAAGAAGAAGCTGCTGAAACGCAAGAAGAAACTGACTTAG